A region from the Flavobacterium enshiense genome encodes:
- the secE gene encoding preprotein translocase subunit SecE, translating to MTKVVNYITEAFEELKSNVAWPEWAEVQKLTIIVALFSILFALATWGVDSVFAKALGFFFNWLKA from the coding sequence ATGACAAAGGTTGTTAATTACATAACGGAGGCATTTGAAGAGTTAAAGTCAAATGTTGCTTGGCCAGAATGGGCTGAAGTACAAAAGTTAACTATAATAGTAGCTTTATTTTCTATTTTATTCGCGTTAGCAACTTGGGGAGTGGATTCCGTTTTTGCTAAAGCATTAGGATTTTTCTTCAATTGGTTAAAAGCTTAA
- the rplA gene encoding 50S ribosomal protein L1, protein MAKLTKKQKEAAAKIEKNKLYSLKDASALIKEVASAKFDESVDIAVKLGVDPRKANQMVRGVVTLPHGTGKDVRVLALVTPDKEAEAKAAGADHVGLDDYLQKIKDGWTDVDVIITMPAVMGKLGPLGRVLGPRGLMPNPKTGTVTMDVAKAIEEVKAGKIDFKVDKTGIVHAGIGRISFDAQKITENAHEIIQTLIKLKPTAAKGTYIKSIHISSTMSPAIALDPKAV, encoded by the coding sequence ATGGCAAAATTGACAAAAAAGCAAAAAGAGGCTGCAGCAAAAATTGAGAAGAACAAATTATACTCTTTGAAAGATGCATCTGCATTAATTAAAGAAGTTGCTTCTGCAAAATTTGATGAGTCTGTTGATATCGCAGTGAAATTAGGAGTAGATCCTAGAAAAGCGAATCAAATGGTAAGAGGCGTTGTTACTTTACCTCACGGTACTGGAAAAGATGTTAGAGTATTAGCATTAGTTACTCCAGATAAAGAAGCTGAAGCTAAAGCGGCAGGTGCTGACCACGTAGGTTTAGATGACTATTTACAAAAAATCAAAGATGGTTGGACAGATGTTGATGTAATCATCACTATGCCGGCTGTTATGGGTAAATTAGGTCCATTAGGACGTGTTTTAGGTCCAAGAGGTTTGATGCCAAACCCTAAAACAGGTACTGTAACTATGGATGTAGCAAAAGCTATTGAAGAAGTTAAAGCTGGTAAAATCGACTTTAAAGTTGATAAAACAGGAATCGTTCACGCTGGAATCGGAAGAATTTCTTTTGATGCTCAAAAAATCACAGAGAACGCTCACGAAATTATTCAAACATTAATCAAATTGAAACCAACTGCAGCAAAAGGTACTTATATTAAGAGTATCCACATCTCATCTACGATGAGTCCTGCAATTGCTTTAGATCCTAAAGCAGTTTAA
- the rpsU gene encoding 30S ribosomal protein S21: MLIIPIKDGENIDRALKRYKRKFDKTGTVRQLRARQAFTKPSVTRRAQIQKAQYIQGLRDSLEA, encoded by the coding sequence ATGTTAATTATCCCAATTAAAGACGGAGAAAATATCGATAGAGCATTAAAGCGCTATAAGAGAAAATTCGACAAAACAGGAACTGTTCGTCAGTTAAGAGCACGTCAGGCGTTTACTAAGCCATCTGTAACAAGAAGAGCTCAAATTCAAAAAGCACAATATATTCAAGGACTAAGAGATTCTTTAGAAGCATAG
- the rplJ gene encoding 50S ribosomal protein L10 has protein sequence MTREEKSIAIEDLTAQLAGRNIVYLADISGLNADTTSNLRRACFKAGIKLEVVKNTLLEKAMEASETNFGELTTVLKGNTSILIADTANAPAKIIKEFRKKSDKPLLKGAYINEEIYIGDNLLDSLASLKSKEEVIGEIIGLLQSPAQRVISALKNQFKDEEGAE, from the coding sequence ATGACTAGAGAAGAAAAATCAATCGCGATTGAAGATTTAACTGCACAGTTGGCTGGTAGAAATATAGTATATTTAGCTGATATTTCTGGACTTAATGCAGATACTACTTCAAACTTAAGAAGAGCTTGTTTTAAAGCGGGTATCAAATTAGAGGTTGTTAAGAATACATTACTTGAAAAAGCAATGGAAGCTTCTGAAACAAACTTCGGTGAATTGACTACAGTTTTAAAAGGAAACACTTCTATATTAATTGCAGATACAGCTAACGCTCCTGCAAAAATTATCAAAGAATTCCGTAAAAAATCTGATAAGCCTTTATTAAAAGGTGCTTACATCAACGAAGAAATCTACATTGGAGATAACTTACTTGATTCGTTAGCGTCTCTTAAATCGAAAGAAGAGGTTATTGGAGAAATCATCGGATTATTACAATCACCAGCTCAAAGAGTTATTTCTGCTCTTAAGAACCAATTCAAAGACGAAGAGGGAGCTGAATAA
- the nusG gene encoding transcription termination/antitermination protein NusG yields MIDNNVKKWYVVRAVSGQENKVKNYIETEINRLGMGDYISQVLVPTEKVVQVRDGKKISKDRVYFPGYVMIEANLTGEIPHIIKSITGVIGFLGETKGGEAVPLRQAEVNRMLGKVDELSVKVDQGAIPYSVGETVKVIDGPFNGFNGTVEKVNEEKRKLEVMVKIFGRKTPLELSFMQVEKV; encoded by the coding sequence ATGATTGATAACAATGTCAAAAAATGGTATGTAGTTAGAGCGGTTAGCGGCCAGGAGAATAAGGTTAAGAACTATATCGAAACGGAAATTAATCGTTTGGGTATGGGTGATTATATTTCTCAGGTATTGGTTCCTACTGAAAAAGTAGTGCAGGTACGTGATGGAAAAAAGATCAGCAAAGACCGTGTTTATTTTCCAGGGTATGTTATGATTGAAGCTAACTTAACCGGAGAGATTCCACACATCATCAAATCGATTACCGGTGTAATTGGTTTTTTGGGTGAAACAAAAGGTGGGGAAGCGGTGCCGTTAAGACAAGCGGAAGTAAACAGGATGTTAGGTAAAGTGGATGAGTTATCTGTTAAGGTAGATCAGGGAGCTATACCGTATTCAGTTGGAGAAACTGTGAAAGTAATTGACGGTCCTTTCAATGGTTTCAATGGAACTGTTGAGAAAGTGAATGAAGAAAAGCGTAAACTTGAGGTAATGGTGAAAATCTTTGGAAGAAAGACTCCGTTGGAATTGAGTTTCATGCAAGTTGAAAAAGTATAA
- a CDS encoding acyl-CoA dehydrogenase family protein has product MNSLYFTEEHQLFRESLRDFLQKEVVPHIEKWEKTGTIERFIWKKFGEMGFFGLRYPEAYGGLNLDLFYTVIFLEELQRIKSGGFAAAMWAHAYLAMTHLNAEGDERIKQEYLATSISGDKIGALCITEPFGGSDVAGMRTTAVKKGDKYVINGSKTFITNGVYADYYVVAAKTNSELGNKGISMFLVDANIEGISATKLDKLGWRASDTAEIAFDNVEIPAENLMGEEGKGFPYIMQHFALERLIMAINAHASAEYAIEYTLEYMSEREAFGRTIDKFQALRHTIVEHATDVEHCKLFNYATVARLDKGEYVVKEATMAKLKSTKVADETIYSCLQMLGGYGYMEEYPLARLLRDSRLGPIGGGTSEILKEILSKMIIDKQNYKPAVKH; this is encoded by the coding sequence ATGAATTCATTATACTTTACCGAAGAGCATCAATTATTTAGAGAGAGTTTGCGAGATTTTTTGCAAAAAGAAGTAGTTCCTCATATTGAAAAATGGGAAAAAACTGGAACGATAGAACGATTTATATGGAAAAAATTTGGTGAAATGGGCTTCTTCGGATTGCGTTATCCTGAGGCTTATGGCGGATTGAATTTGGATTTATTTTACACAGTTATCTTTTTAGAGGAGCTACAAAGAATCAAATCCGGAGGTTTTGCAGCTGCCATGTGGGCACATGCTTATTTAGCAATGACTCATTTAAATGCAGAAGGAGACGAACGAATTAAGCAAGAATATTTAGCAACTAGTATTTCTGGTGATAAAATAGGGGCTTTATGTATAACAGAGCCTTTTGGTGGGAGTGATGTGGCAGGTATGCGTACAACAGCTGTGAAAAAAGGTGATAAGTATGTTATCAATGGCTCTAAAACATTCATAACAAACGGAGTTTATGCCGATTATTATGTTGTTGCAGCTAAAACAAATTCGGAACTTGGAAATAAAGGGATCAGTATGTTTTTGGTGGATGCTAATATTGAAGGGATATCTGCTACTAAACTTGATAAATTAGGATGGAGAGCTTCTGATACAGCTGAAATAGCATTTGATAATGTTGAAATTCCTGCGGAGAATTTAATGGGAGAGGAAGGAAAAGGGTTTCCGTATATTATGCAGCACTTTGCCTTAGAGCGATTAATTATGGCTATTAATGCACATGCAAGTGCAGAGTATGCAATTGAATACACTTTAGAGTACATGTCGGAGCGTGAGGCTTTTGGAAGAACAATCGATAAGTTTCAGGCGTTAAGACATACGATAGTTGAGCATGCAACGGATGTAGAGCATTGTAAGTTGTTCAATTATGCTACTGTAGCCCGTTTGGATAAAGGGGAATACGTAGTGAAAGAAGCTACAATGGCTAAATTGAAGTCAACAAAAGTAGCCGATGAAACTATTTATAGTTGTTTGCAGATGTTAGGAGGTTATGGTTATATGGAAGAGTATCCTTTAGCGCGATTGTTAAGAGATAGTCGTTTAGGGCCAATCGGAGGAGGGACTTCGGAGATCTTAAAAGAAATCTTATCGAAAATGATTATCGATAAGCAAAATTACAAGCCGGCTGTAAAACATTAG
- the rpoB gene encoding DNA-directed RNA polymerase subunit beta, with protein sequence MLTNQTERLNFASTKNIPDYPDFLDIQVKSFKDFFQLETKSDERGNEGLYNTFMENFPITDTRNQFVLEFLDYFVDPPRYTIEECIDRGLTYSVPLKARLKLYCTDPEHEDFETIVQDVYLGTIPYMTPSGTFVINGAERVVVSQLHRSPGVFFGQSFHANGTKLYSARVIPFKGSWIEFATDINSVMYAYIDRKKKLPVTTLFRAIGFERDKDILEIFDLAEEIKVSKSGLKKYIGRRLAARVLNTWHEDFVDEDTGEVVSIERNEIILDRDTLLDKDNVEEIVDANVKSILLHKEDNNQADYAIIHNTLQKDPTNSEKEAVEHIYRQLRNAEPPDEETARGIIDKLFFSDQRYNLGEVGRYRMNKKLGLDIPMEKQVLTKEDIITIVKYLIELINSKAEIDDIDHLSNRRVRTVGEQLSAQFGVGLARMARTIRERMNVRDNEVFTPIDLINAKTLSSVINSFFGTNQLSQFMDQTNPLAEITHKRRLSALGPGGLSRERAGFEVRDVHYTHYGRLCPIETPEGPNIGLISSLGVYAKVNGMGFIETPYRKVTNGTVDLVSTPVYLSAEEEEGKMIAQANIEMDQTGKITAENVIAREEGDFPVVDPTVVHYTDVAPNQIASISASLIPFLEHDDANRALMGSNMMRQAVPLLRPESPIVGTGLERQVATDSRVLINAEGEGVVEYVDANMITIKYDRTDAERAVSFDPDEKTYQLIKFRKTNQSTSINLKPIVRKGDRVAKGQVLCEGYATQNGELALGRNLQVAFMPWKGYNFEDAIVISEKVVRDDIFTSIHVDDYSLEVRDTKLGNEELTNDIPNVSEEATKDLDENGMIRIGAEVKPGDILIGKITPKGESDPTPEEKLLRAIFGDKAGDVKDASLKASPSLHGVVLDKKLFARAVKDKRKRSKDKDDLAVLETQFEVKFVELKDKLVEKLFEIVNGKTSQGVMNDLGEEVLPKGKKYTQKMLYAVEDFAHLTKGQWTTDDESNAMVNDLIHNYKIKLNDLQGALRREKFTITVGDELPSGILKLAKVYIAKKRKLKVGDKMAGRHGNKGIVAKIVRQEDMPFLEDGTPVDIVLNPLGVPSRMNIGQIYETVLGWAGKKLGRKYATPIFDGASLDQINALTDEAGVPRFGHTYLYDGGTGERFHQPATVGVIYMLKLGHMVDDKMHARSIGPYSLITQQPLGGKAQFGGQRFGEMEVWALEAYGASSTLREILTVKSDDVIGRAKTYESIVKGETMPEPGLPESFNVLMHELKGLGLDIRLEE encoded by the coding sequence ATGTTAACAAATCAGACTGAAAGATTAAATTTCGCCTCGACGAAAAACATCCCAGACTATCCGGATTTCTTGGATATTCAGGTAAAATCTTTTAAAGATTTTTTCCAATTGGAAACCAAATCTGATGAAAGAGGCAACGAAGGTCTTTACAATACCTTCATGGAAAACTTCCCAATTACTGATACAAGAAATCAGTTCGTATTGGAATTCCTAGACTACTTTGTTGATCCACCCCGTTATACAATTGAAGAGTGTATAGACAGAGGTTTAACGTATAGTGTGCCATTAAAAGCACGTTTGAAACTGTACTGTACAGACCCTGAGCATGAAGATTTTGAAACAATTGTACAGGATGTATATTTAGGTACAATCCCGTATATGACACCAAGCGGTACCTTTGTTATCAACGGTGCAGAGCGTGTTGTTGTATCTCAGTTACACCGTTCACCGGGTGTTTTCTTCGGACAATCTTTCCACGCTAACGGAACAAAATTATACTCTGCCAGAGTAATTCCTTTTAAAGGATCTTGGATTGAATTCGCTACCGATATCAACAGCGTAATGTATGCTTATATCGATAGAAAGAAAAAATTACCTGTTACGACTTTATTCCGTGCTATCGGATTCGAGCGTGATAAGGACATTCTTGAAATCTTTGACCTTGCTGAAGAAATCAAAGTTTCAAAATCAGGTCTTAAAAAATATATTGGTAGAAGACTTGCGGCTCGTGTATTGAACACTTGGCACGAAGATTTCGTGGATGAGGATACAGGAGAGGTTGTATCTATCGAGCGTAACGAGATTATCTTAGATCGTGACACTTTGTTAGATAAAGATAATGTAGAGGAAATTGTAGACGCAAACGTGAAATCTATCTTGTTACACAAGGAAGATAACAACCAAGCGGATTATGCAATTATCCACAACACGTTGCAAAAGGACCCTACAAACTCAGAAAAAGAAGCTGTAGAGCACATCTACCGTCAGTTGCGTAATGCAGAACCGCCTGATGAGGAAACTGCTCGTGGTATTATCGATAAATTATTCTTCTCGGATCAGCGTTATAACTTAGGTGAAGTTGGTCGTTACAGAATGAATAAAAAATTAGGTTTGGATATCCCAATGGAAAAACAAGTGTTGACCAAAGAGGATATCATCACAATCGTGAAGTATTTGATTGAGCTTATCAACTCTAAAGCAGAGATTGATGATATCGATCACTTATCAAACCGTCGTGTTAGAACCGTTGGAGAACAATTGTCTGCACAATTTGGTGTTGGTCTTGCTCGTATGGCAAGAACGATCCGTGAGAGAATGAATGTTCGTGATAACGAGGTGTTCACGCCAATCGATTTGATCAATGCAAAAACATTATCATCGGTTATCAACTCTTTCTTCGGTACCAACCAGTTATCTCAGTTTATGGATCAAACCAATCCATTAGCGGAGATCACACACAAGAGAAGATTGTCTGCCTTAGGGCCTGGAGGTCTTTCGAGAGAGAGAGCCGGATTCGAGGTGCGTGACGTTCACTATACTCACTACGGACGTTTATGTCCGATTGAAACACCAGAGGGACCAAACATTGGTTTGATTTCATCTCTTGGGGTTTATGCGAAAGTAAACGGAATGGGCTTTATCGAAACACCTTACCGTAAGGTAACCAATGGTACTGTAGATTTAGTTTCAACTCCTGTTTATTTAAGTGCAGAAGAAGAAGAAGGTAAGATGATTGCTCAGGCAAACATCGAGATGGACCAAACCGGTAAAATTACGGCTGAGAATGTTATTGCTCGTGAAGAGGGTGACTTCCCGGTTGTAGATCCTACGGTTGTTCATTATACTGACGTAGCACCAAACCAGATTGCTTCGATTTCGGCTTCGTTGATTCCATTCTTAGAGCATGATGATGCGAACCGTGCGTTGATGGGATCGAACATGATGCGCCAGGCCGTACCATTGTTACGTCCTGAATCGCCAATTGTTGGAACTGGTCTTGAGCGTCAGGTGGCTACTGATTCCCGAGTACTTATCAATGCAGAAGGTGAAGGAGTTGTTGAGTATGTAGATGCAAACATGATTACTATCAAATACGATAGAACTGATGCAGAGCGTGCTGTAAGCTTCGATCCGGATGAGAAAACATATCAGTTAATCAAGTTCAGAAAAACCAACCAGAGTACATCTATCAACTTGAAGCCTATTGTTAGAAAAGGTGACAGAGTTGCAAAAGGACAAGTACTTTGTGAAGGTTATGCAACGCAAAACGGAGAGCTTGCTTTAGGTAGAAACCTTCAGGTAGCGTTCATGCCTTGGAAAGGGTATAACTTCGAGGATGCGATTGTAATTTCTGAAAAAGTAGTTCGTGATGATATCTTTACTTCAATCCACGTAGACGATTACTCATTAGAGGTTCGTGATACGAAATTGGGTAACGAAGAGTTAACGAATGATATTCCAAACGTTTCTGAAGAGGCTACTAAAGACTTGGATGAAAACGGTATGATCAGAATCGGAGCAGAGGTTAAACCTGGCGACATTCTAATCGGAAAAATTACACCAAAAGGAGAATCAGATCCAACTCCTGAAGAGAAGTTATTAAGAGCGATCTTCGGAGATAAAGCGGGTGATGTGAAAGATGCTTCGTTAAAAGCATCTCCATCTTTACACGGTGTGGTTTTAGATAAAAAATTATTCGCGAGAGCGGTAAAAGATAAACGTAAACGTTCTAAGGATAAAGACGATTTAGCAGTTTTAGAAACTCAGTTTGAAGTGAAATTCGTTGAATTGAAAGACAAATTGGTTGAAAAATTATTCGAAATCGTTAACGGTAAAACGTCTCAGGGTGTAATGAATGATTTGGGTGAAGAAGTATTGCCAAAAGGTAAGAAATACACGCAAAAAATGCTTTACGCTGTAGAGGATTTCGCTCACTTAACTAAAGGTCAGTGGACTACAGATGACGAGTCAAATGCTATGGTAAATGATTTGATCCACAACTACAAAATTAAGTTGAACGATTTACAAGGTGCATTACGTAGAGAGAAATTCACGATCACTGTTGGAGATGAATTACCATCAGGTATCCTGAAACTTGCTAAAGTATACATCGCTAAGAAACGTAAACTGAAAGTTGGAGATAAGATGGCAGGTCGTCACGGTAACAAAGGTATCGTTGCGAAAATCGTTCGTCAGGAAGATATGCCATTCTTAGAAGACGGAACACCGGTAGATATCGTATTGAATCCACTAGGGGTACCATCTCGTATGAACATCGGACAGATTTATGAAACGGTTCTTGGATGGGCAGGTAAGAAATTAGGAAGAAAGTATGCTACGCCAATTTTCGACGGAGCTTCTCTTGATCAAATCAATGCCTTGACAGACGAAGCAGGAGTTCCAAGATTCGGTCATACGTATTTGTATGACGGAGGAACTGGAGAGCGTTTCCACCAGCCGGCAACCGTAGGTGTGATCTATATGTTGAAATTAGGACACATGGTTGACGATAAGATGCACGCACGTTCTATCGGTCCATACTCATTGATCACGCAGCAGCCTCTTGGAGGTAAAGCGCAGTTCGGAGGTCAGCGTTTTGGAGAGATGGAGGTTTGGGCTCTTGAGGCGTATGGTGCTTCAAGTACTTTAAGAGAGATCTTGACAGTTAAATCGGATGACGTTATCGGTAGAGCTAAAACTTACGAATCAATTGTTAAGGGTGAAACTATGCCGGAGCCAGGACTACCTGAATCATTCAATGTATTGATGCATGAATTGAAAGGTCTTGGATTAGACATCAGATTAGAAGAATAA
- the tuf gene encoding elongation factor Tu has translation MAKETFDRSKPHLNIGTIGHVDHGKTTLTAAITKVLADAGLSEAKSFDQIDNAPEEKERGITINTSHVEYSTANRHYAHVDCPGHADYVKNMVTGAAQMDGAILVVAATDGPMPQTREHILLGRQVGVPRMVVFMNKVDMVDDAELLELVEMEIRDLLSFYQYDGDNGPVVQGSALGALNGEPQWVATVMALMDAVDSWIELPMRDVEKPFLMPVEDVFTITGRGTVATGRIETGVANTGDAVEIIGMGAEKLTSTITGVEMFRKILDRGEAGDNVGLLLRGIDKADIKRGMVIIKPGSVKPHAHFKAEVYILKKEEGGRHTPFHNNYRPQFYVRTTDVTGTISLPAGVEMVMPGDNLTIDVQLLSPIALSVGLRFAIREGGRTVGAGQVTEILD, from the coding sequence ATGGCAAAAGAAACCTTTGATCGTTCGAAGCCCCATTTAAATATCGGAACTATCGGACACGTAGATCACGGAAAAACAACTTTAACTGCTGCTATTACTAAAGTATTAGCTGACGCTGGTTTATCAGAAGCTAAATCATTCGATCAAATCGATAACGCTCCTGAAGAAAAAGAAAGAGGTATTACTATCAACACTTCTCACGTAGAGTATTCTACAGCTAACCGTCACTACGCTCACGTTGACTGTCCAGGTCACGCGGATTACGTTAAGAACATGGTTACTGGTGCTGCTCAGATGGACGGTGCTATCTTAGTAGTTGCTGCTACGGATGGTCCAATGCCACAAACTCGTGAGCACATCCTTTTAGGTCGTCAGGTTGGTGTGCCTAGAATGGTTGTATTCATGAACAAAGTGGATATGGTTGATGATGCTGAGTTGTTAGAGCTTGTTGAGATGGAAATCAGAGACTTATTGTCTTTCTATCAATATGATGGTGATAACGGACCAGTTGTTCAAGGTTCTGCATTAGGTGCTTTAAATGGTGAGCCTCAATGGGTTGCTACTGTTATGGCGTTAATGGATGCTGTTGATAGCTGGATTGAATTGCCAATGCGTGATGTTGAGAAGCCATTCTTGATGCCGGTTGAGGACGTATTTACAATTACAGGTCGTGGAACTGTTGCTACAGGTCGTATCGAAACTGGAGTTGCTAATACTGGAGATGCTGTTGAAATCATCGGTATGGGGGCTGAGAAATTGACTTCTACAATCACTGGAGTTGAGATGTTCCGTAAAATCCTTGATAGAGGTGAAGCTGGAGATAACGTAGGTTTATTATTACGTGGTATCGATAAAGCTGATATCAAAAGAGGTATGGTTATTATTAAGCCAGGATCTGTTAAGCCACACGCTCACTTCAAAGCTGAGGTTTATATCTTGAAAAAAGAAGAAGGTGGACGTCACACTCCATTCCATAATAACTACCGTCCACAGTTCTACGTACGTACAACTGACGTAACAGGTACTATCTCTTTACCTGCAGGTGTTGAAATGGTTATGCCAGGTGATAACTTAACAATCGATGTTCAATTGTTGAGCCCAATCGCTTTATCAGTAGGTTTACGTTTCGCTATCCGTGAAGGTGGTAGAACTGTAGGTGCTGGGCAGGTAACTGAAATCTTAGACTAA
- a CDS encoding tyrosine-type recombinase/integrase: protein MVSTQQAYYDYLQKEKNYSHHTLTAYLNDVFEFEKFLGEHDSDVVLESVDYSQVRSWIVSLVENGISNTSVNRKISSLKSFYKFLLKTKQIEVSPLQKHKSLKTPKKVQIPFSEKELKLVFEENDYPDDFEGIRNRLIIELFYTTGMRRAELIALELGNYSAYSKTFKVLGKRNKERVLPLLECTVALLNRYIIERNRLTAIENCNLLILNKNGHKISESFVYRLINDYFSTVSEKTKKSPHVLRHTFATHLLNNGADLNSVKELLGHASLSSTQIYTHSSLSELKRVYQDAHPRNRK, encoded by the coding sequence ATGGTTTCTACTCAACAGGCGTATTACGATTATCTTCAGAAAGAGAAAAACTATTCTCATCACACACTTACGGCTTATCTTAACGATGTTTTTGAGTTTGAAAAATTCCTCGGAGAACATGATTCAGATGTGGTTTTGGAGTCGGTCGATTATTCTCAAGTGCGAAGTTGGATTGTTTCTCTGGTGGAAAACGGTATTTCCAATACTTCGGTTAACCGTAAAATATCATCGCTAAAATCGTTTTATAAATTTCTTTTAAAGACAAAGCAGATTGAGGTAAGTCCGCTTCAGAAGCATAAGTCTTTAAAAACACCTAAGAAGGTGCAGATTCCTTTTTCGGAAAAAGAACTTAAATTGGTGTTTGAGGAAAATGATTATCCGGATGACTTTGAAGGGATTCGAAATCGATTGATTATTGAGCTTTTTTATACTACCGGTATGCGTCGGGCTGAATTGATCGCGCTTGAACTTGGAAATTACAGTGCTTACAGCAAGACATTTAAGGTGTTGGGGAAGCGGAATAAGGAACGTGTTCTTCCGCTTCTTGAGTGTACTGTTGCGTTATTAAATCGTTATATTATTGAGAGAAATCGACTAACTGCAATCGAAAATTGCAATTTGTTAATATTGAATAAAAACGGTCATAAAATAAGTGAATCGTTTGTTTATCGATTAATAAATGATTACTTTAGTACTGTCTCTGAAAAAACAAAAAAGAGTCCCCACGTTCTTAGGCATACATTTGCAACCCATTTGCTTAACAATGGAGCCGATTTAAATTCAGTAAAAGAATTGTTAGGTCACGCAAGTTTATCTTCCACTCAAATCTATACGCACAGCAGTTTGTCTGAATTGAAGCGAGTTTATCAAGATGCTCACCCGCGAAACCGAAAATAA
- the rplL gene encoding 50S ribosomal protein L7/L12, producing the protein MADLKQFAEQLVNLTVKEVNELATILKDEYGIEPAAAAVVVAAGGGEAAAEEQTEFTVVLKDAGASKLGVVKAVKELTGLGLKEAKDLVDAAPTNVKEGVSKDEAEGLKKALEEAGAAVELK; encoded by the coding sequence ATGGCAGATTTGAAACAATTCGCAGAACAATTAGTTAACTTAACAGTTAAAGAAGTTAACGAATTAGCAACAATATTAAAAGACGAGTATGGAATCGAGCCGGCTGCTGCTGCTGTAGTAGTTGCTGCAGGTGGAGGTGAAGCTGCTGCTGAAGAGCAAACTGAATTCACTGTAGTATTGAAAGATGCTGGAGCTTCTAAATTAGGAGTTGTTAAAGCTGTTAAAGAATTAACAGGTTTAGGACTTAAAGAAGCTAAAGATTTAGTAGATGCTGCTCCAACTAACGTTAAAGAAGGTGTTTCTAAAGACGAAGCAGAAGGTCTTAAGAAAGCTTTAGAAGAAGCAGGAGCTGCAGTTGAGCTTAAATAA
- the hpf gene encoding ribosome hibernation-promoting factor, HPF/YfiA family, producing MKVNVHAVNFNIDRKLVDFVQERLDKLEKYYDRVVSSDVFLKLDNTSDKENKIVEVKVMVPGDDFIVKKQCKTFEEAVDLSVGSLERLLVKRKEIVRAHA from the coding sequence ATGAAGGTAAATGTTCATGCTGTTAATTTTAACATTGACAGAAAATTGGTAGATTTTGTTCAGGAACGATTAGATAAGTTAGAAAAGTATTATGACAGGGTGGTGTCTTCCGATGTTTTCTTGAAATTGGATAATACGAGTGATAAAGAAAATAAGATAGTGGAGGTTAAGGTTATGGTGCCAGGTGATGATTTTATAGTTAAAAAGCAGTGTAAGACCTTTGAAGAGGCTGTGGATTTGTCTGTGGGTTCTTTAGAGCGTCTTTTGGTGAAGAGAAAAGAAATTGTTAGGGCGCATGCTTAA
- the rplK gene encoding 50S ribosomal protein L11, with the protein MAKEISKVVKLQVKGGAANPSPPVGPALGAAGVNIMEFCKQFNARTQDKPGKVLPVQITVYKDKSFDFVVKTPPAAIQLLEAAKLKSGSGQPNRKKVANVTWDQIRAIAEDKMADLNAFEIEKAMSMVAGTARSMGITVSGTAPF; encoded by the coding sequence ATGGCTAAAGAAATTAGTAAAGTAGTTAAACTACAAGTTAAGGGAGGTGCCGCGAATCCTTCGCCACCGGTTGGACCTGCTTTGGGGGCTGCTGGGGTTAATATCATGGAGTTCTGTAAGCAGTTCAATGCTAGAACACAAGATAAACCTGGCAAAGTTTTACCAGTACAAATTACTGTGTATAAAGACAAGTCTTTTGACTTTGTTGTTAAAACGCCACCTGCTGCAATTCAATTATTAGAAGCAGCTAAATTAAAGTCTGGTTCAGGGCAACCGAACCGTAAAAAAGTAGCTAACGTTACTTGGGATCAAATTAGAGCTATCGCTGAAGACAAAATGGCTGACCTGAATGCTTTCGAAATCGAGAAAGCAATGAGTATGGTTGCCGGAACAGCTAGATCTATGGGTATAACAGTATCAGGAACAGCTCCTTTTTAA